From Enhydrobacter sp., the proteins below share one genomic window:
- a CDS encoding NADH-quinone oxidoreductase subunit B gives MGVIAQPKHDPAANAALSRALNDELADKGFVVAQLDKLVTWARTGSLWGLTFGLACCGVEMIHAWMSRYDLDRFGFAPMPSPRSADVMIVAGTLCNKMAPALRKIYDQMAEPRYVISMGSCANGGGYYHYSYSVVRGCDRIVPVDVYVPGCPPTAEALLYGILQLQKKIRRTGTIVR, from the coding sequence ATGGGAGTGATCGCCCAGCCCAAGCACGATCCGGCCGCGAACGCGGCGCTGTCGCGTGCATTGAACGACGAACTGGCCGACAAGGGCTTCGTCGTCGCCCAGCTCGACAAGCTCGTCACCTGGGCGCGCACCGGCTCGCTGTGGGGCCTGACCTTCGGCCTGGCCTGCTGCGGCGTCGAGATGATCCATGCCTGGATGAGCCGCTACGACCTCGACCGCTTCGGCTTCGCGCCGATGCCGAGCCCGCGCTCGGCCGACGTCATGATCGTGGCCGGCACGCTGTGCAACAAGATGGCGCCGGCGCTGCGCAAGATCTACGACCAGATGGCCGAGCCGCGCTACGTCATCTCGATGGGCTCGTGCGCCAACGGCGGCGGCTACTATCACTACAGCTACTCGGTGGTGCGCGGCTGCGACCGCATCGTGCCGGTCGACGTCTACGTCCCGGGCTGTCCGCCGACGGCCGAGGCGCTGCTCTACGGCATCCTGCAGCTCCAGAAGAAGATCCGCCGCACCGGCACCATCGTGCGGTGA